A stretch of Carya illinoinensis cultivar Pawnee chromosome 14, C.illinoinensisPawnee_v1, whole genome shotgun sequence DNA encodes these proteins:
- the LOC122294850 gene encoding cyclic dof factor 3-like encodes MSQVRDSAIKLFGRNIPVADSRIPSVSEQGSSSERHSPAIPLVTDIPSELDNKKDTKNQNPLIENEAKVDHNPEEDRAAKNDAGGQEKVLRKPNKVLPCPRCTSLETKFCYFNNYNVNQPRHFCKNCQRYWTAGGSIRNVRVGAGRRKDKPSEYHQVVVPSNAPVTKADSLNSASDQHPQCLELPASLRLDKGTGAVLNISKDAPQWESMSTVLNLKEQKKNVETPGHLVSEESSEEPLSPGSSFTAATSHKSESPGRCNSFNLTHPLQCYPVSQRARHWNPGSNAMVFGPGSSISNTGHMGSSPLVPVPGFCEATFPLLPVPYSGCVPSWDARKWNKQLVRSNGSPTVSSSTGNSSCSGNSSPILGKHSRDANSLAEETKEQSLWVPKTLRVNHPEEAAKSSIWSTLGIEPDKDKSSARGGIFKASQSKSNTNSHTSDADEGYPLRHQQLMVMGSEFLCCDDGQCQLFGSHTSK; translated from the exons ATGTCTCAAGTGAGAGATTCGGCCATTAAGCTTTTCGGGAGGAATATTCCGGTGGCTGACTCTCGGATTCCCTCGGTTTCCGAACAAGGCTCCAGCTCAGAACGTCATTCTCCAGCAATTCCTTTAGTCACG GATATTCCTTCTGAGCtagataataaaaaagataCCAAAAACCAAAATCCCTTAATAGAGAATGAGGCCAAAGTAGATCATAATCCTGAGGAAGACCGAGCTGCTAAAAATGATGCAGGTGGCCAAGAGAAGGTTTTAAGGAAGCCAAACAAGGTTCTCCCCTGTCCTCGCTGCACCAGCCTGGAGACAAAGTTTTGCTATTTCAACAACTACAATGTAAACCAACCTAGACATTTTTGCAAGAATTGCCAGAGATATTGGACAGCTGGAGGGTCAATTAGAAATGTTCGTGTCGGGGCTGGAAGGCGCAAGGATAAGCCTTCGGAGTACCATCAAGTAGTGGTGCCATCTAATGCACCAGTCACCAAAGCAGACAGCCTTAACTCTGCTAGCGACCAGCATCCCCAATGTCTTGAACTTCCTGCCTCTTTAAGACTTGACAAAGGAACAGGAGCAGTTCTAAATATTAGCAAAGATGCTCCACAATGGGAATCCATGTCAACTGTGCTCAATctcaaagaacaaaagaaaaatgttgaaACTCCAGGACATCTGGTTTCTGAGGAGAGTAGCGAGGAGCCCTTATCACCTGGCTCTTCCTTCACAGCTGCTACTTCTCACAAAAGTGAATCTCCAGGACGTTGCAACAGTTTCAATTTAACTCATCCACTGCAGTGTTACCCTGTTTCCCAACGTGCACGCCATTGGAACCCAGGTTCGAATGCAATGGTGTTTGGACCTGGTAGTAGTATCTCTAATACTGGTCATATGGGTTCTTCACCTTTGGTGCCAGTTCCTGGCTTCTGTGAAGCAACATTCCCGCTTCTTCCTGTGCCATACAGTGGATGTGTGCCAAGCTGGGATGCCAGGAAGTGGAATAAACAGTTGGTCAGATCTAATGGTAGCCCAACAGTTTCATCTTCTACTGGCAACAGCAGCTGTTCAGGTAATAGCTCACCAATCTTGGGAAAGCATTCAAGGGATGCAAATTCACTGGCTGAAGAAACAAAGGAACAGAGCCTTTGGGTACCTAAGACACTGAGAGTTAATCACCCAGAAGAGGCTGCAAAGAGTTCCATATGGTCTACTTTGGGTATTGAGCCTGACAAGGACAAATCCAGCGCCAGAGGTGGCATTTTTAAAGCTTCCCAATCCAAATCAAATACAAATTCTCATACATCAGATGCTG ATGAAGGCTATCCACTTCGCCACCAACAGTTAATGGTCATGGGCTCCGAATTTTTGTGCTGTGATGATGGTCAATGCCAATTGTTTGGCTCTCATACCTCTAAGTGA